The Allofrancisella frigidaquae genome has a segment encoding these proteins:
- a CDS encoding RNA pyrophosphohydrolase gives MIDKNGYRANVAVVLLNKQNRVFWGQRRNRTSWQFPQGGVVSGETPLQAMYRELHEEVGLRPHDVEVLASTRDWYKYDIPEALIRNKEPICIGQKQKWFLLRLKSSEDNIDLEANKSPEFDNWRWVSYWYPINHVVYFKQETYRKALTYFKDYVRCT, from the coding sequence ATGATAGATAAAAATGGATATCGAGCAAACGTTGCTGTTGTATTGCTCAATAAGCAAAACAGAGTATTTTGGGGGCAACGTCGTAACCGAACATCTTGGCAGTTTCCTCAAGGTGGAGTAGTCTCAGGAGAAACGCCACTACAAGCTATGTATCGTGAATTGCATGAAGAGGTGGGGTTACGTCCTCATGATGTCGAGGTTTTAGCCTCGACTAGGGATTGGTACAAATATGACATACCAGAAGCTTTAATCAGAAATAAGGAGCCTATTTGTATAGGGCAAAAACAAAAATGGTTTTTGCTAAGACTCAAATCTTCGGAAGATAATATAGATTTAGAAGCTAATAAATCACCAGAATTTGATAACTGGCGCTGGGTTAGCTACTGGTATCCTATAAATCATGTTGTTTACTTTAAGCAAGAGACTTATCGTAAAGCTCTGACTTATTTTAAAGATTATGTACGCTGCACATAA
- a CDS encoding isopenicillin N synthase family oxygenase, producing the protein MNILSVDYYADGAAKDFTRSLKETGFAVLKTHPIDWSLIQTVYKEWEDFLKSDKAQIYKFDIEKQDGYFPKDVSEIAKGEKVKDIKHFYHLYFPWGRYPSEVSDAAKKMFYQMLELGKTLLQWIDDYMDPKVADKLPMRLRDTISESGTLLRILHYPAIQGNEDPGAIRAAAHEDINLITLLPIASSPGLQVLSPTNNQWYDVPCDSESIIVNIGDMLQEMTNGEYIATKHRVVKPEGEAENVDRISTPCFIHPKSDVYLSQKYPQAGDFLNERLKELGLK; encoded by the coding sequence GTGAATATTTTGAGTGTTGACTATTACGCTGATGGTGCTGCTAAGGATTTTACTAGGTCTCTGAAAGAAACTGGTTTCGCTGTATTAAAAACTCATCCTATAGATTGGAGTTTAATTCAAACAGTTTATAAGGAGTGGGAAGATTTTTTAAAGTCTGATAAAGCTCAAATATATAAATTTGACATTGAGAAGCAGGATGGTTATTTTCCAAAAGATGTATCAGAAATAGCTAAGGGTGAAAAGGTTAAAGATATAAAACACTTTTACCATTTGTATTTTCCATGGGGGAGATACCCTAGTGAGGTAAGTGACGCTGCTAAAAAAATGTTTTATCAGATGCTAGAGCTTGGTAAGACTTTATTACAGTGGATCGATGACTATATGGATCCTAAAGTAGCTGATAAGTTACCTATGAGGCTTCGAGATACTATTTCTGAATCTGGTACTTTGTTGAGAATATTACATTATCCAGCAATACAGGGGAATGAAGATCCAGGTGCTATAAGGGCTGCAGCTCATGAAGATATAAACCTTATAACATTATTGCCAATAGCATCTTCACCCGGTTTACAAGTTTTGTCACCAACTAATAACCAATGGTACGATGTACCATGTGATAGTGAGTCTATAATAGTAAATATAGGTGATATGCTCCAAGAAATGACAAATGGAGAGTATATTGCGACTAAACATAGAGTAGTAAAACCAGAGGGTGAAGCTGAAAACGTTGATAGGATTTCTACACCTTGTTTCATACATCCTAAATCAGATGTTTACTTATCACAAAAGTACCCTCAAGCAGGCGATTTTTTGAACGAAAGGCTAAAAGAGTTAGGGTTAAAATAA